In Caloramator mitchellensis, the DNA window ATTTCATAAATATCTCATTAGAACGTAATACACTGAAAGTTATTAATTATGCCTTTGAATATGACCATTATTCCCTTCCAGGTCTTCAAAATGTTATTTCATTAGAAAAGGCAAAGAGTATTTTTGATGACAAGATGGGATTGGAATTGTCATATTCAATATATTACGATTATGACAAAAAGGAAAGAAACATCAAGTTAATTTATACTCCTAAAAATAATGTTTTTCCAATAGACGCCTTTACAGGAGAAATAGTAAAAAACAATATTATATATGCAAATGAAAAGTCAATGGGAGGAAAAGGCGGAGATGCACAGGTTCTAACTCCACAGGAGATTAAAGCTATAGACGAAAATAAAAATTTGATTTCAAAGGAAAAGGTTGAGGAAATACTATCTAATAAATTTGGTCTGACAGGAGAATTTAAGAATGAATATCTGAGTTTAAGTTATGACATGTATACAAATCGTTATGTTTGGTCTGTTGGATACTCAAAAAATGCAGATGATAAATTAAAATACTATTACTTAAGTGCTTCAATTGACGCCGTAACTGGTGAGATTTTATATTATTCCAAAGGTTATCCTTATATTGAGGAAAAAGATAAAACTCCAAAGTATAGTAAGGAAGAATGCAGAAAAATTGCTGAAGATTTTATAAAATCTATGCAGCCTGACAGGTTTAATCAAACTAAATATAAGGAAAATATTGAATACAATGGAACTAATCAATATTATTTTAGCTATGTGAGAATTCATCAAAATGTTTCAGTTTTAAACCAAGGATTTAATTTAGGTGTAAATCCATATGATGGTCAAATTATAAGCTACAGTATGAACTGGAGCGATGTCATTTTTCCATCAATTGAAGGAGTAATAAGCAAAGATAAGGCACTTGAGATACTCTTTTCAAAAAACCCATTTGGTTTAAATTATGTAAGATATTATGATTATTCAAAGATGGTTTCATATTCAACTAAATTGGTTTATACTTTTAAATCCTCAAGCTTTAACATAGATGCAAAAACTGGAGATATGTTAGACTACAACGGTAAGATAGTTATAGAAAACAAAAAGGTAACATTTACTGATATAAAGAATAGCCCATATAATAATGACATTAATATTCTTACTGATATTGGAATAATTGATGATAAAACAGATAAATTTAATCCAAATCAGATGATTAAGCAAAAGGATTTTATTAAATATTTAGTAAGAACATTAGAGCCTGTTTATGTTATTTACACAGAAGATGCTTCAAAAGAATATGACAACTATTATCAAATTGCAATTCAAAAGGGAATAATAACCGAAAAGGAAAAGAATCCTAATTCAAATGTTACAAGGCAGGATGCAGCAAAGTGGATAATAAAGGCTATGGGCGGTGGATTTGTAGCTGAACTTTCAAATCTTTATACATTAAACTTTAAGGATGCTAAATTAATTTCTAAGAATTACAAAGGATATATAGCAATTGCAAATGAATTAAAAATAATAACTCCTGTTAAGGGATTCTTCCAACCAAAGCAACCAATAACAAAGGGCGAAGCTGCAAGAATACTTGTTAATTACCTGAAGGTTGAAAAATAAATATGGTTTTCTTCTCTATTAATATAAATTAACCCTATTAAACTGCCTCATTGGAGGCAGCTTTTTTATTATTTATAGAAACTAATAAAATAATATTGTATAATTAAATTATACTTTTTAGAAGGGAACGATTTTTATGAAAAAATTTCTTATAAATATAGCTTTCTTAGCATTAATTCTTATCATTACTTTTTTTGGTTTAGGACCTGTATTGTTTGCCGACGGTTCTAAGGTAGAAAGAACATTAACCTTTGTTTTTGTTCTAATTTTATATGTTTTAGTAATTTCTTTGTATAATAAATTATTGCACTATATAAATAGATAGGTGGGAAATGCCCACCTTATATTTTTGCTTCTAAAAGATTAGCTGATTCATACCTTTTTAGTCCGGCATAAAATGTCTTATAAGATAAAGCTAGGAAAACTATCGCCGAAATTATAACAATTATAGTATCTTTTAAACTAAAACTTTTGAAAATGCTAACTGGCAGGTATATTGAAAAACCTACAGGAACCACAGAGTAAAATATAAATTTAAAATACTTGTTGAGTATTCCCTCTGGATAGGTTGAAAAGGAAATAAAAAACGAATCTACAGCCCTTTTGGTGCTGTCTACATTTCCAAAATAAAAAGCGAGTGAGTTTAGAATAAGAAGCATAGAAAAATAAATTATTGCTCCTGTTATAGTGAATAAAGTAAAAAGTATAAAATCGATTAGTGAATATCTTCCAGATAAAAACAATAGAATATACCCATATGCCAAATCACCCCAAGCAGAAACCTCCATCTTTGATGCTGCAGCATTTAAAACTACATCCACAGGCTGAATCAAGTAGCTATCAAGCCTTCCAGAAATAATGAATTCTGATAGTTCTCTTAAGTTGCCAAACAATATATAGGTAAGCCCAAAACTTGAAGATGCAAGCCCCCATAGAATAATAACATCTGAAAATCCATAACCACCTATCTTATTGACATTTTTATAAATAACCCACCAGAATATCAAAAATGAGCCATTATTTAAAATCATTCCAAAAATCTGAATTAAAAAACTAGCCTTATATTCCATGCTGCTCTTTAAATTATATTTCATATATACTAATATCAATTTTAAATGCCTTCTAACCGCCATTAACATTGAGTTTCTTCACCCCCCTGATGTATATAAACCATAAAATAAAAGAAAAAATTAAAATATATATGCTCTGTCCTATAAATGTAAAGATAAAATCATTAATATTAAACTTGATAGCCGTCTTTGATACGTGATACATTACAAAAGACCATGGCATATAATAGTTGAAATTATATAATGACTTCGGTAAAAGGCTTATGGGATATAAAAGTCCTCCAAATACAAATATAAGCTTTCCATAAATCCATGCAAATGGCATATTTTCCTCTACCCAAAAGGCTGATAATGAAATTGTTATATGAATTAAATGATTTAATAATATTCCTAAAATTATAATTAAAACTGACGGAAGTATAAAATAAAATTTGTATCCCTCTA includes these proteins:
- a CDS encoding S-layer homology domain-containing protein is translated as MKRLLSILLSLAIAFGLFVKVNAATTEKIDLKSAILIAKSSFEFNDKNLDFRYELTNYNNKSIWNLNWSSKNSNISIQVDANHGYVISMYSYDGNMKPWSKIPKFSKEKAREIAEAKIKKLVGEKFSEFIFVDNMETSLYSNTYDFRYVRKVNGIEYRDNFINISLERNTLKVINYAFEYDHYSLPGLQNVISLEKAKSIFDDKMGLELSYSIYYDYDKKERNIKLIYTPKNNVFPIDAFTGEIVKNNIIYANEKSMGGKGGDAQVLTPQEIKAIDENKNLISKEKVEEILSNKFGLTGEFKNEYLSLSYDMYTNRYVWSVGYSKNADDKLKYYYLSASIDAVTGEILYYSKGYPYIEEKDKTPKYSKEECRKIAEDFIKSMQPDRFNQTKYKENIEYNGTNQYYFSYVRIHQNVSVLNQGFNLGVNPYDGQIISYSMNWSDVIFPSIEGVISKDKALEILFSKNPFGLNYVRYYDYSKMVSYSTKLVYTFKSSSFNIDAKTGDMLDYNGKIVIENKKVTFTDIKNSPYNNDINILTDIGIIDDKTDKFNPNQMIKQKDFIKYLVRTLEPVYVIYTEDASKEYDNYYQIAIQKGIITEKEKNPNSNVTRQDAAKWIIKAMGGGFVAELSNLYTLNFKDAKLISKNYKGYIAIANELKIITPVKGFFQPKQPITKGEAARILVNYLKVEK
- a CDS encoding ABC-2 family transporter protein: MRKYIKIFTISIKNNTIYIKDFLIGNLFTLIIITTFYFLWQKIYEQNIKTGFTFQEMLWYLILNQSLHLQYNRIYRTVGQDVKGGEIAYKLNKPYYYPLYVLSDNLGRNLLDFCINSIVALIIGISFVGLIEGYKFYFILPSVLIIILGILLNHLIHITISLSAFWVEENMPFAWIYGKLIFVFGGLLYPISLLPKSLYNFNYYMPWSFVMYHVSKTAIKFNINDFIFTFIGQSIYILIFSFILWFIYIRGVKKLNVNGG
- a CDS encoding DUF6954 family protein, encoding MKKFLINIAFLALILIITFFGLGPVLFADGSKVERTLTFVFVLILYVLVISLYNKLLHYINR
- a CDS encoding ABC transporter permease, giving the protein MLMAVRRHLKLILVYMKYNLKSSMEYKASFLIQIFGMILNNGSFLIFWWVIYKNVNKIGGYGFSDVIILWGLASSSFGLTYILFGNLRELSEFIISGRLDSYLIQPVDVVLNAAASKMEVSAWGDLAYGYILLFLSGRYSLIDFILFTLFTITGAIIYFSMLLILNSLAFYFGNVDSTKRAVDSFFISFSTYPEGILNKYFKFIFYSVVPVGFSIYLPVSIFKSFSLKDTIIVIISAIVFLALSYKTFYAGLKRYESANLLEAKI